In Streptomyces sp. NBC_00306, a single genomic region encodes these proteins:
- a CDS encoding DUF1996 domain-containing protein — MTNNSASASRESASQQAAAQATMTLNCPDVSARLTDVPQEARPAVDTELAKLDTQVADAYGQLATGAKTDKEWVRTSVLDPLSSERRQSLDRIGAEIGKVAQRPAGLDSLAACTVRKEEAAPAVAAANGSAAPSAPAAGGQAQNAPSRADFVDIRKVRPNVVTPRQKANASKGTFSSRCGRNENKHFNPDNVIVAPGVSNGAHHMHDYVGNLETDAFSTNDDLAGAGTTCTNGDRSTHYWPVLRLRNGKNEADANLPGGGQDGNVGRILQPASVQLTFRGSPVGKVAEMPTFLRIITGDAKAFVNGTANANASWSCTGFENRQLKDKYPLCPRGSNVVRTFNFQSCWDGANIDSANHRTHVAFAQANGACPQGFRAIPQLVQRITYKVTPGSVFAVDSFPEQLHKPVTDHGDFINVMSKSLMKKAVSCINGGRKCG; from the coding sequence ATGACGAACAACAGCGCGTCGGCGTCGCGGGAATCCGCGAGCCAGCAGGCGGCCGCGCAGGCGACGATGACGCTCAACTGCCCCGATGTCTCTGCCCGTCTGACGGACGTGCCGCAGGAGGCGCGGCCCGCCGTGGACACCGAACTCGCCAAGCTGGACACCCAGGTCGCGGACGCCTACGGGCAACTCGCCACCGGCGCGAAGACGGACAAGGAGTGGGTACGCACCAGCGTGCTGGACCCGCTGTCTTCCGAGCGGCGTCAGTCGCTCGACCGCATCGGCGCCGAGATCGGCAAGGTCGCCCAGCGGCCCGCCGGACTGGACTCGCTGGCGGCCTGCACGGTACGCAAGGAAGAGGCGGCCCCCGCCGTCGCGGCCGCGAACGGCTCGGCGGCCCCGAGCGCACCCGCGGCAGGCGGCCAGGCGCAGAACGCCCCCAGCCGTGCGGACTTCGTGGACATCCGCAAGGTGCGGCCCAACGTCGTCACGCCGCGTCAGAAGGCCAACGCCTCCAAGGGCACCTTCTCGTCGCGCTGCGGGCGCAACGAGAACAAGCACTTCAACCCCGACAACGTCATCGTGGCACCGGGTGTGAGCAACGGCGCCCACCACATGCACGACTACGTCGGCAACCTCGAGACCGACGCGTTCTCCACCAACGACGACCTCGCCGGGGCCGGGACGACCTGCACCAACGGCGACCGCTCCACCCACTACTGGCCGGTCCTGCGTCTGCGCAACGGCAAGAACGAGGCCGACGCGAACCTCCCGGGCGGAGGCCAGGACGGCAACGTCGGCCGCATCCTCCAGCCCGCCTCCGTGCAGCTGACCTTCCGCGGCAGCCCGGTCGGCAAGGTCGCCGAGATGCCCACCTTCCTGCGCATCATCACGGGTGACGCCAAGGCCTTCGTCAACGGCACGGCCAACGCCAACGCCTCCTGGAGCTGCACCGGCTTCGAGAACCGGCAGCTGAAGGACAAGTACCCGCTGTGCCCGAGGGGCAGCAACGTCGTGCGGACGTTCAACTTCCAGAGCTGCTGGGACGGCGCGAACATCGACAGCGCCAACCACCGCACCCATGTGGCCTTCGCCCAGGCCAACGGAGCGTGCCCGCAGGGCTTCCGCGCGATCCCGCAGCTCGTGCAGAGGATCACCTACAAGGTGACACCCGGATCGGTCTTCGCGGTCGACAGCTTCCCCGAGCAGCTGCACAAGCCGGTCACGGACCACGGCGACTTCATCAATGTGATGTCCAAGTCGCTGATGAAGAAGGCGGTGAGCTGCATCAACGGCGGCCGCAAGTGCGGCTGA
- a CDS encoding ATP-binding protein, with protein MTTATDHRRQWRGNATYPERPEGWTGVSRLESFIDAMIDMGQTGQVFGEHGIGKTATFFSHVAEAYPDAELVFVPAANLTPDDLLANAPVRDTESGQLVLRQLVMSQLKPGKPFVLLIDDSLQAGETIQSQLMQIACNWTLGEYDLRALGCIGVFLADNESLAETAARRSDLAILDRMVTIRITANDTSWRYKLAAKYRTWDLRGVFAVWASLSPALRELLAPRTVDHILANAQEGFPLRWGLPLVNGERLRLVEPRGDGRPGQNRTAEVLDRIAAALGVPNPATIPDPVRQVVRAALRNRWTVLLQGPPGCGKTELVRQTVREGLGGREPLYFSLPVTNVEDLCAPIPTPDGSLDNLLAAGFTGAEPKAIVWDEYNRPKDKAAFAKLMEITQEWSLAGRRIEGLRAQIAVQNPPYHLGRKLLVSRNNIAQATRFTASLTVEPDDIPANEWLIGTYGPVAETVLDWWKHDIDDEGRAWITKRTIERLIKLHQRGLPLEMGTVYLGDGEYAPVPLTSLIERLDNRPVTGLRELAERVELWEGRLRRAAEQSGEGGNDSDVVHQIIANAELSQLKKHRRVVARLVALLPPKLRSTYLVGASEKHQRFWIEIFTAGVR; from the coding sequence ATGACCACCGCGACCGACCACCGGCGGCAGTGGCGCGGCAATGCCACCTACCCCGAGCGTCCCGAGGGCTGGACGGGTGTGTCCCGGCTCGAGTCCTTCATCGACGCGATGATCGACATGGGGCAGACCGGTCAGGTCTTCGGCGAGCACGGCATCGGCAAGACGGCGACGTTCTTCTCCCATGTGGCGGAGGCGTATCCGGACGCGGAGCTGGTCTTCGTGCCCGCGGCGAACCTCACGCCGGACGACCTGCTGGCGAACGCGCCGGTGCGAGACACCGAGAGCGGTCAACTGGTGCTGCGGCAGCTGGTGATGAGCCAGCTCAAGCCGGGAAAGCCCTTCGTCCTGCTGATCGACGACTCGCTTCAGGCCGGCGAGACGATCCAGTCGCAGCTGATGCAGATCGCCTGCAACTGGACGCTCGGCGAGTACGACCTGCGGGCGCTGGGTTGTATCGGCGTGTTCCTCGCCGACAACGAATCACTCGCCGAGACGGCCGCCCGCCGCAGCGATCTGGCGATCCTGGACCGTATGGTCACCATCCGGATCACCGCGAACGACACCTCGTGGCGGTACAAGCTGGCCGCCAAGTACCGGACATGGGACCTGCGCGGGGTGTTCGCGGTGTGGGCGTCGCTCAGCCCGGCGCTGCGCGAACTGCTGGCGCCACGCACCGTCGACCACATCCTGGCCAACGCCCAGGAGGGATTCCCGCTGCGCTGGGGGCTTCCGCTGGTCAACGGCGAGCGGCTGCGCCTCGTCGAGCCGCGTGGTGACGGCCGACCGGGGCAGAACCGGACCGCGGAGGTGCTCGACCGCATCGCGGCCGCTCTCGGCGTACCCAACCCGGCGACGATTCCCGACCCGGTGCGGCAGGTGGTACGCGCCGCGCTGCGCAACCGCTGGACCGTGCTGCTGCAAGGTCCGCCGGGCTGTGGCAAGACGGAGCTCGTGCGCCAGACCGTACGGGAAGGGCTCGGCGGGCGCGAACCGCTGTACTTCTCGCTGCCGGTGACCAATGTCGAGGACCTGTGCGCCCCGATCCCGACGCCCGACGGCTCCCTGGACAATCTGCTGGCGGCCGGGTTCACCGGGGCGGAGCCGAAGGCCATCGTGTGGGACGAGTACAACCGGCCCAAGGACAAAGCGGCGTTCGCCAAACTGATGGAGATCACCCAGGAGTGGTCGCTGGCGGGGCGGCGGATCGAAGGGCTGCGGGCACAGATCGCCGTCCAGAACCCGCCGTACCACCTGGGCCGCAAGCTGCTCGTCTCCCGCAACAACATCGCCCAGGCGACCCGGTTCACGGCATCGCTGACCGTCGAGCCGGACGACATCCCGGCCAACGAGTGGCTGATCGGGACCTATGGGCCGGTCGCCGAGACGGTGCTCGACTGGTGGAAGCACGACATCGACGACGAGGGCCGGGCCTGGATCACCAAGCGGACGATCGAGCGGCTGATCAAGCTGCATCAGCGCGGTCTGCCGCTGGAGATGGGCACGGTCTATCTGGGGGACGGCGAGTACGCTCCGGTGCCCCTGACGTCCCTGATCGAGCGCCTGGACAACCGGCCGGTGACCGGCCTGCGGGAGCTCGCCGAGCGGGTGGAGCTGTGGGAGGGACGACTGCGCAGGGCCGCCGAGCAGTCCGGGGAGGGCGGCAACGACAGTGATGTGGTGCATCAGATCATCGCCAACGCCGAGCTGTCACAGCTGAAGAAGCACCGCAGGGTGGTGGCCCGGCTGGTGGCACTGCTGCCGCCGAAGCTGCGGTCGACCTATCTGGTGGGCGCGTCCGAGAAGCACCAGCGGTTCTGGATCGAGATCTTCACGGCCGGGGTGCGCTGA
- a CDS encoding vWA domain-containing protein, with protein sequence MVDLADRRALERWQPADAGTVEEARQLKEAALLDFGLTESAVASWLYAKCHHQIATTAVDTAAVVASGDGTCLLLYNPRFFVDLGLDGVKFVLFHEARHLVHRHLFAEPELREDPVFTLAAEVSINHVAMVRLGRDALPLLHGEPTGIDPREIHEAYEADLRAHGLDPLEYSAFIATDMSVYSELKRMKNPPVPQPMCIRLTDAEVPGDQRTTDAVGSSALLNALLAARRGHALAEQELGDLMDRTDGASDRITRMWGRLGAGALRGRTARTGRVDWWQRWLVDVMASKLREGERLVYPKKRGALLAALGHDPMLSRRGPVRDKVLVIAYDTSGSMPQHVVTWLTELVGGIDGVEAHWLSFDGVVMPFAPGERVLGGGGTSFQAVADYVEGRTAVDGRLFDVTPDAIVMLTDGYAPHITPAEPDKWIWLITEGGDDWPDAHQPPMACHRVTTGSR encoded by the coding sequence GTGGTCGATCTGGCGGACCGGCGGGCGCTGGAGCGATGGCAGCCGGCCGACGCGGGGACCGTCGAGGAGGCACGGCAGCTCAAGGAGGCCGCGCTGCTGGACTTCGGGCTGACCGAGTCGGCGGTCGCCTCCTGGCTCTATGCCAAGTGCCACCACCAGATCGCGACGACGGCGGTGGACACGGCGGCCGTGGTGGCGAGCGGCGACGGCACCTGCCTGCTGCTCTACAACCCGCGGTTCTTCGTGGACCTCGGCCTCGACGGGGTGAAGTTCGTGCTCTTCCACGAGGCACGCCACCTGGTCCACCGGCATCTTTTCGCCGAGCCCGAACTGCGGGAGGACCCGGTGTTCACGCTCGCGGCCGAGGTCTCCATCAACCACGTGGCGATGGTCAGGCTCGGCCGGGACGCGCTGCCGTTGCTGCACGGCGAGCCGACCGGCATCGATCCCCGCGAGATCCACGAGGCCTACGAGGCGGACCTGCGGGCCCACGGCCTCGACCCCCTGGAGTACTCCGCGTTCATCGCCACCGACATGTCCGTGTACAGCGAGTTGAAGCGGATGAAGAACCCCCCGGTGCCGCAGCCGATGTGCATCCGTCTGACGGACGCCGAGGTCCCGGGCGACCAGCGGACGACCGACGCGGTCGGCTCGTCGGCCCTGCTCAATGCGCTGCTGGCGGCGCGCCGCGGTCACGCGTTAGCCGAGCAGGAGCTGGGTGACCTGATGGACCGTACGGACGGTGCGTCCGACCGGATCACCCGGATGTGGGGCCGGCTGGGGGCAGGTGCGCTGCGAGGGCGGACGGCTCGGACGGGCCGCGTCGACTGGTGGCAGCGGTGGCTGGTGGACGTCATGGCGTCCAAGCTGCGTGAGGGTGAGCGGCTGGTGTATCCGAAGAAGCGCGGGGCGCTGCTCGCCGCGCTGGGCCACGACCCGATGCTCTCGCGGCGGGGTCCGGTGCGCGACAAGGTGCTCGTCATCGCGTACGACACCTCCGGATCGATGCCGCAGCACGTGGTCACCTGGCTGACCGAACTGGTCGGCGGCATCGACGGTGTGGAGGCGCACTGGCTGTCGTTCGACGGTGTGGTGATGCCCTTCGCACCCGGCGAGCGGGTGCTCGGCGGCGGCGGTACGAGTTTCCAGGCCGTCGCGGACTACGTGGAGGGGCGCACCGCCGTGGACGGCCGGCTGTTCGACGTCACCCCGGACGCGATCGTGATGCTCACAGACGGGTACGCCCCGCACATCACGCCGGCGGAACCCGACAAGTGGATCTGGCTGATCACCGAAGGCGGGGACGACTGGCCCGATGCCCACCAACCCCCGATGGCCTGCCATCGCGTCACGACAGGATCGAGATGA
- the ku gene encoding non-homologous end joining protein Ku: MARAIWTGVITFGLVSVPVGLFTAIEDHTVHFHHLQRGTADRIRNKRVNERTGREVASEDIVKGYELTEGEYIVVEPDELDHIAPGRSQTIDISDFVDLADIEPVYFDRTYYVAPRGKEYAKVYGLLRTALAQSDKAGIATFVMRNKQYLTALRAEDRILVLQTLHWADEVRDPGEELPDLPSGRTGKGKELEMANQLIGTLSSPWDPARYADTYQEKVRELVQAKADDQEIDLAEEAPEATNVVDLMSVLQGSIDRAGGARGKGSSASRRKTSAGRKGPPGPAAKKSADDKKARSRGGGKSELRELTKRELYQRATERGISGRSNMSREELVDALAQAGRRRKKSAA; encoded by the coding sequence ATGGCACGCGCGATCTGGACCGGTGTCATCACCTTCGGGCTGGTCAGCGTGCCCGTCGGGCTCTTCACCGCGATCGAGGACCATACGGTCCACTTCCACCACCTCCAGCGCGGAACCGCGGACCGCATCCGCAACAAGCGGGTCAACGAACGGACCGGCAGGGAGGTGGCATCCGAGGACATCGTCAAGGGGTACGAACTCACCGAGGGCGAGTACATCGTCGTGGAGCCGGACGAACTGGACCACATCGCGCCAGGCCGCTCCCAGACCATCGACATCAGCGACTTCGTCGACCTGGCCGACATCGAGCCGGTGTACTTCGACCGCACTTACTACGTGGCCCCGCGCGGCAAGGAGTACGCCAAGGTGTACGGGCTGCTGCGGACAGCGCTGGCGCAGTCGGACAAGGCCGGGATCGCCACCTTCGTGATGCGCAACAAGCAGTATCTGACCGCCCTGCGAGCGGAGGACAGGATCCTGGTGCTCCAGACCCTGCACTGGGCCGACGAGGTCCGCGACCCGGGCGAGGAACTGCCCGACCTGCCCTCCGGCCGTACGGGCAAGGGCAAGGAGTTGGAGATGGCGAACCAGCTGATCGGAACCCTGAGCAGCCCGTGGGATCCGGCCCGGTATGCCGACACGTACCAGGAGAAGGTACGGGAGCTGGTGCAGGCGAAGGCCGACGACCAGGAGATCGACCTCGCCGAGGAGGCGCCCGAGGCCACCAACGTCGTCGACCTGATGTCGGTCCTGCAGGGCAGCATCGACCGGGCGGGCGGCGCGCGGGGCAAGGGGTCCTCCGCATCGCGACGGAAGACGTCCGCCGGCCGCAAGGGGCCGCCCGGACCGGCCGCGAAGAAGAGCGCCGACGACAAGAAGGCTCGTTCACGGGGCGGAGGAAAGAGCGAGCTGCGGGAGCTGACCAAGAGGGAGCTGTACCAGCGAGCCACCGAGCGGGGAATCTCCGGCCGCTCGAACATGAGCCGGGAGGAACTGGTCGACGCCCTCGCCCAGGCAGGGCGCCGCCGGAAGAAGAGCGCCGCCTGA
- a CDS encoding SDR family NAD(P)-dependent oxidoreductase: MEHIGDEELAAFDRTVKKLRALPVDDPVRLRAEQVASSFARDGRQRRRKSRIGARADRDAAVVAATATGAVARREDAPLEVAAKSAGVFTKPRRCYVCKSFYRQADSFYHLLCPGCAADNTARRGMSTDLSGRRALLTGGRVKIGFQLALMMLRDGVELLVTSRFPHDTLRRFRAAPGSGKWLDRLTVVAVDLRDPRQVLGLCERLRQDGEPLDILVNNAAQTVRRPPASYALLAAGESGALPGEVLCAPGYEPMAALEPAGAGGALALVLPEADEAGLLPDTAPANSWSARIGELDAAELLETQLVNALAPTLLVDRLLPLLLASPRHRRYIVNVTAVEGRFAVRRKMSTHPHTNMAKAALNMLTRTSGPELAEQGVHMCSVDTGWITDENPVPKKERIAAEGFRTPLDIVDGAARVYDPIVRGEAGAPVSGVFLKDYREAEW; this comes from the coding sequence ATGGAGCACATCGGCGACGAGGAGCTCGCGGCGTTCGACCGCACGGTCAAGAAGCTGCGTGCGCTGCCCGTCGACGACCCGGTGCGGCTGCGGGCCGAGCAGGTCGCATCCTCTTTTGCCCGGGACGGACGGCAGCGCAGGCGCAAGTCCCGCATCGGCGCGCGTGCCGACAGGGACGCCGCCGTTGTCGCGGCCACCGCCACCGGTGCCGTCGCCCGGCGCGAGGACGCGCCACTGGAGGTGGCGGCCAAAAGCGCCGGCGTCTTCACGAAGCCACGGCGCTGCTACGTCTGCAAGTCGTTCTATCGACAGGCCGACTCCTTCTACCATCTGCTCTGTCCCGGCTGTGCGGCCGACAACACCGCGCGGCGCGGTATGAGCACCGACCTCTCCGGCCGCAGGGCGCTCCTGACCGGCGGACGCGTCAAGATCGGCTTCCAGCTGGCGCTGATGATGCTGCGCGACGGCGTCGAACTCCTTGTCACCAGCCGTTTCCCGCACGACACCCTGCGCCGTTTCCGGGCCGCGCCCGGCAGCGGGAAGTGGCTCGACCGGCTCACCGTCGTCGCCGTCGATCTGCGCGACCCCCGGCAGGTGCTCGGCCTGTGCGAGCGGCTGCGCCAGGACGGGGAGCCGCTCGACATCCTCGTCAACAACGCCGCCCAGACGGTCCGCAGGCCCCCCGCTTCGTACGCCCTGCTCGCGGCCGGGGAGTCCGGGGCCCTGCCCGGCGAGGTGCTGTGCGCTCCGGGGTACGAACCGATGGCCGCCCTGGAACCCGCGGGCGCCGGGGGAGCGCTTGCCCTGGTCCTTCCGGAGGCCGACGAGGCGGGCCTGCTGCCCGACACCGCGCCGGCGAACTCCTGGTCGGCTCGCATCGGCGAACTCGACGCCGCCGAACTGCTGGAGACCCAGCTGGTCAACGCCCTGGCGCCCACCCTGCTGGTCGACCGTCTGCTGCCGTTGCTGCTCGCCTCTCCCCGCCACCGCCGTTACATCGTCAACGTGACCGCCGTGGAAGGCAGATTCGCCGTGCGGCGCAAGATGTCCACGCATCCCCACACCAACATGGCGAAGGCCGCACTGAACATGCTCACCCGCACCAGCGGGCCCGAACTCGCCGAGCAGGGCGTCCACATGTGCAGCGTCGACACGGGATGGATCACCGACGAGAATCCCGTGCCGAAGAAGGAACGGATCGCCGCCGAGGGCTTCCGCACACCCCTGGACATCGTCGACGGAGCGGCGCGCGTGTACGACCCCATCGTGCGGGGAGAGGCGGGCGCGCCGGTCTCCGGCGTCTTCCTCAAGGACTACCGGGAAGCGGAGTGGTGA
- the ddaH gene encoding dimethylargininase — protein MPSRKALIRRPSPRLAEGLVTHIERTPVDAALALEQWQTYAETLREHGWETVETEPADDCPDGVFVEDTVVVFRNVALIARPGAESRRPETAAVEESLARLGCSVNWVWEPGTLEGGDVLKVGDTIYVGRGGRTNAAGVAQLRQVFEPLGARVVAVPISKVLHLKSAVTALPDATVIGYPPLVETPSVFPRHLPVPEESGAHVVLLGGGRLLMAASAPKSAELFADLGYEPVPVDISEFEKLEGCVTCLSVRLRDLHA, from the coding sequence GTGCCCAGCAGGAAAGCCCTGATCCGCCGCCCCAGCCCGCGTCTCGCGGAGGGGCTGGTCACCCACATCGAGCGCACGCCCGTCGATGCCGCGCTGGCGCTCGAACAGTGGCAGACCTACGCCGAGACGCTGCGCGAGCACGGCTGGGAGACCGTCGAGACCGAGCCCGCCGACGACTGTCCGGACGGCGTGTTCGTCGAGGACACCGTCGTCGTCTTCCGCAATGTCGCCCTGATCGCCCGCCCCGGCGCCGAGTCGCGCAGGCCGGAGACCGCCGCCGTCGAGGAGTCGCTGGCGCGGCTCGGCTGCTCGGTGAACTGGGTGTGGGAGCCCGGCACCCTGGAGGGCGGCGATGTGCTCAAGGTCGGGGACACGATCTACGTCGGCCGCGGCGGCCGGACGAACGCCGCCGGCGTGGCGCAACTGCGGCAGGTCTTCGAGCCGCTGGGGGCGCGGGTTGTCGCCGTGCCGATCAGCAAGGTGCTGCACCTGAAGTCGGCGGTGACGGCCCTGCCCGACGCCACGGTCATCGGCTACCCGCCGCTGGTCGAGACCCCGTCCGTCTTCCCCCGTCATCTCCCCGTGCCGGAGGAGTCCGGGGCGCATGTCGTGCTGCTCGGCGGGGGCCGGCTGCTGATGGCGGCGAGCGCCCCGAAGTCGGCCGAGCTGTTCGCGGATCTCGGCTACGAGCCGGTGCCGGTCGACATCAGCGAGTTCGAGAAGCTCGAAGGCTGCGTGACCTGCCTCTCGGTACGCCTCCGCGACCTGCATGCATAA
- a CDS encoding type III effector protein: MTAADQAKDPTSLPAAAAALSAIDEAVRTAQTPPQAGQHPEPAPAAGPEQALATLLLLRELRDRLAGWEPGLIEAARAAGASWADLAHPLGVASRQAAERRYLRVRPGTPGSTGEERVQATRDRRAAGRTVTAWARGNAGDLRRLAGQITALTDLPARARLPLARLADALADNDAANLIAPLADTYTHLTAGHPDLAARVHSVTRHTDELRNGPMSAEQPGS, from the coding sequence ATGACCGCCGCTGACCAGGCCAAAGACCCCACATCCCTGCCCGCCGCCGCGGCGGCGCTGAGCGCCATCGACGAGGCGGTACGCACCGCCCAGACTCCCCCGCAGGCCGGGCAGCACCCCGAACCCGCACCGGCCGCCGGCCCCGAACAGGCACTGGCCACCCTGCTCCTGCTGCGCGAGCTGAGGGACCGACTCGCGGGATGGGAACCCGGACTGATCGAAGCCGCCCGCGCGGCCGGCGCCAGCTGGGCCGACCTCGCCCACCCCCTCGGTGTCGCCAGCCGCCAGGCCGCCGAACGCCGCTACCTGCGCGTACGCCCCGGGACCCCCGGCAGCACCGGCGAAGAGCGGGTACAGGCCACCCGCGACCGCCGCGCCGCCGGCCGCACCGTCACCGCCTGGGCCCGCGGCAACGCCGGAGATCTGCGCCGGCTCGCCGGCCAGATCACCGCCCTCACGGATCTCCCGGCTCGGGCCCGCCTCCCGCTGGCCAGGCTCGCCGACGCCCTCGCGGACAACGACGCCGCCAACCTCATCGCACCCCTGGCCGACACCTACACCCACCTGACAGCCGGCCACCCCGACCTCGCCGCCCGCGTCCACAGCGTCACGCGCCACACCGACGAGCTCCGCAACGGACCGATGTCGGCCGAACAGCCGGGGAGTTGA
- a CDS encoding acyl-ACP desaturase — protein sequence MSITSPQLGSSDAWTDARLLYALEEVVEQELNRHLKVAKDWMPHEYVPFGDGRNFPGLFDDGEAWEPSQSKVTDIGKTALVVNLLTEDNLPSYHHEIASLFGRDGAWGTWVHRWTAEEGRHGIVMRDYLLTSRAVDPDKLEQFRMAHMSEGFESDNRHSMLHSVAYVAFQELATRVSHRNTGHQSGDPVCDRMLARIATDENLHMVFYRNLLRAAFEIAPDLTMQSVRDVVVDFRMPGHGMPGFERAAAQMAIGEIYNMRIHHDDVLQPVLRFLKVLEIDGLGPEGLKAQEELGLYMGGLDAEASKFDEKLAARKARMAARAAR from the coding sequence GTGTCAATCACCTCTCCCCAACTCGGCAGCTCGGACGCGTGGACCGACGCCCGGCTGCTGTACGCGCTGGAAGAGGTGGTGGAGCAGGAACTCAACCGCCATCTCAAGGTTGCCAAGGACTGGATGCCGCACGAGTACGTCCCCTTCGGTGACGGCCGTAACTTCCCCGGTCTCTTCGACGACGGCGAGGCCTGGGAGCCGAGCCAGTCGAAGGTCACGGACATAGGGAAAACGGCTCTTGTGGTCAATCTCCTGACCGAGGACAACCTGCCCAGCTACCACCACGAGATCGCCAGCCTCTTCGGCCGCGACGGAGCCTGGGGCACCTGGGTCCACCGCTGGACCGCGGAAGAGGGCCGGCACGGCATCGTGATGCGCGACTACCTGCTCACCTCCCGTGCCGTCGATCCCGACAAGCTCGAGCAGTTCCGCATGGCCCACATGTCGGAGGGCTTCGAGTCCGACAACCGGCACTCCATGCTGCACTCCGTGGCGTACGTCGCCTTCCAGGAGCTCGCCACCCGCGTCTCGCACCGCAACACCGGCCACCAGTCGGGCGACCCCGTCTGCGACCGCATGCTGGCCCGGATCGCGACCGACGAGAACCTGCACATGGTCTTCTACCGGAACCTGCTGCGTGCGGCCTTCGAGATCGCCCCCGACCTCACCATGCAGTCCGTGCGCGACGTGGTCGTCGACTTCCGGATGCCCGGTCACGGCATGCCCGGCTTCGAGCGTGCCGCCGCGCAGATGGCGATCGGCGAGATCTACAACATGCGGATCCACCACGACGACGTGCTGCAGCCGGTGCTGCGCTTCCTGAAGGTGCTGGAGATCGACGGGCTGGGCCCGGAGGGTCTCAAGGCGCAGGAGGAGCTCGGGCTGTACATGGGCGGGCTGGACGCCGAGGCGTCGAAGTTCGACGAGAAGCTCGCGGCCCGCAAGGCACGTATGGCGGCGCGCGCAGCGCGCTGA
- a CDS encoding DUF6381 family protein, producing the protein MSSASESGGPAQQMRAKAQELKDAAERATDPEERKRLMEKADRLTEESKRTGGKGPDEMGMNPL; encoded by the coding sequence ATGTCGAGTGCGAGTGAGTCCGGCGGCCCTGCCCAGCAGATGCGCGCAAAGGCCCAGGAGCTGAAGGACGCCGCCGAGCGGGCCACCGACCCGGAGGAGCGCAAGCGCCTCATGGAGAAGGCCGACCGGCTGACGGAAGAGAGCAAGCGCACGGGCGGCAAGGGCCCCGACGAGATGGGCATGAACCCGCTGTAG
- a CDS encoding ribonuclease inhibitor encodes MEEPYAGVPEVLPRSVAELGPLIAWLRDGRTTDRRLDFAAGTALPDGRLDLCKQALGPDGAALVAEALREGGASGTVPARHLLLGTDGLGDEGAATVADRTVGSGVETLYLGCNGITAAGACRIADSLRASEHVVSGVWLKRNPLGTGGGRAAAELIAAASSLRTLDLVQTGLDPAGLTFLTEALLAVDTRGRRIERLFVGGNPLGQSGAVPLAALIVSGAVGELYASASRLGDEGAQRLADALGRAPRGRLARLSVASNGIGPSAAARLVAAAAAAGVELLDMGRVRAAGTLGAEDNRIDTDAATAIGESLADGEHRLTHLVLAHTGMRSREAHRILDAAPRAVSHTRFVLGKGIATSVRRRLDAFSAHLPAPAVSADVAAVRSVHRTAPPEAP; translated from the coding sequence ATGGAGGAGCCCTACGCGGGTGTACCCGAAGTGCTGCCCCGTTCGGTCGCCGAACTCGGTCCGCTCATCGCCTGGTTGCGAGACGGGCGGACGACGGACCGCAGACTCGACTTCGCCGCGGGCACCGCGCTCCCGGACGGGCGCCTCGACCTGTGCAAGCAGGCGCTCGGCCCCGACGGCGCCGCTCTCGTCGCCGAGGCGCTGCGCGAGGGCGGCGCGAGCGGCACCGTTCCCGCGCGGCACCTGCTGCTCGGCACCGACGGGCTCGGCGACGAGGGTGCGGCCACCGTCGCCGACAGGACCGTGGGCTCCGGTGTCGAGACGCTGTACCTGGGGTGCAACGGCATCACCGCGGCCGGCGCCTGCCGGATCGCCGACAGCCTGCGGGCGTCGGAACACGTGGTCAGCGGGGTCTGGCTCAAACGCAATCCGCTGGGCACCGGCGGCGGTCGGGCGGCCGCCGAACTCATCGCCGCGGCCTCGTCGCTGCGCACGCTCGACCTCGTCCAGACAGGGCTCGACCCGGCCGGGCTCACGTTCCTCACGGAGGCGCTGCTCGCCGTGGACACGCGGGGACGCCGCATCGAGCGGCTCTTCGTCGGGGGCAACCCCCTCGGTCAGTCCGGAGCCGTACCGCTTGCCGCACTGATCGTGAGCGGCGCGGTCGGCGAACTCTATGCGTCCGCGAGCCGGCTGGGCGACGAGGGTGCCCAGCGGCTGGCCGATGCCCTGGGGCGGGCGCCGCGGGGACGACTGGCCCGCCTCTCCGTCGCCAGCAACGGCATCGGTCCGTCGGCCGCTGCCCGTCTGGTCGCCGCAGCGGCCGCCGCCGGCGTCGAACTGCTGGACATGGGGCGAGTTCGGGCCGCGGGCACACTCGGCGCCGAGGACAACCGGATCGACACGGATGCCGCGACGGCCATCGGCGAGAGCCTCGCCGATGGCGAGCACCGGCTGACCCACCTCGTCCTCGCGCACACCGGGATGCGCAGCCGCGAGGCCCACCGCATCCTCGACGCCGCGCCTCGCGCCGTGAGCCACACCCGCTTCGTGCTCGGGAAGGGCATCGCCACCAGCGTGCGCCGCCGCCTCGACGCCTTCAGCGCACACCTGCCCGCGCCCGCCGTCTCCGCCGATGTCGCCGCCGTACGCAGTGTGCACCGCACGGCGCCCCCGGAAGCACCCTGA